From a region of the Mercurialis annua linkage group LG1-X, ddMerAnnu1.2, whole genome shotgun sequence genome:
- the LOC126664339 gene encoding uncharacterized protein LOC126664339 produces the protein MTTPSHRPTSSSLSFITSLFTFPPKSPNLNQNLLTKRPNLPSPMKILRRDAALLSFLSLVSSFSHPAPASAFGISGPKDWLKEQKKKSSKFLLAPIDASREILRSAYLILTASESGYTNKELEEVQELLRSAARDCVPQDRNSFVAFQASTGVEVCTFQLIVKNAASLLGKKDSVKLEADAMLNDLIRSFTSLNGLANESDIQVASDRKKLADALTNTLSSLNKFEQGVKDCLEV, from the exons ATGACGACACCGTCACACCGCCCCACATCGAGCTCCCTCTCCTTTATCACTTCCCTCTTTACGTTCCCTCCAAAATCACCGaacttaaatcaaaacctaTTAACCAAACGCCCCAATCTTCCATCTCCGATGAAGATATTGCGCAGAGACGCTGCTTTACTCTCATTCCTCTCCCTCGTCTCTTCCTTTTCCCATCCCGCTCCTGCTTCCGCCTTTGGCATTT CAGGACCGAAGGACTGGCTTAAAGAGCAAAAGAAGAAGTCATCGAAGTTTCTATTGGCGCCTATTGATGCTTCAAGAGAAATTCTTCGCTCTGCCTATCTCATATTGA CGGCTAGCGAATCGGGATATACAAATAAGGAATTAGAGGAAGTGCAGGAGCTGTTAAGATCTGCTGCTAGGGATTGTGTTCCACAAGATAGGAATTCTTTCGTTGCTTTTCAAGCTAGTACTGGAGTCGAG GTTTGCACATTTCAGTTAATTGTGAAGAATGCGGCTTCCTTGCTTGGTAAAAAGGATTCTGTAAAGTTGGAAGCTGATGCTATGCTTAATGATCTCATAAG ATCTTTTACTTCTCTTAATGGTCTTGCAAATGAAAGTGATATTCAAGTTGCTTCTGATAG AAAGAAGTTAGCTGATGCACTTACGAATACTCTATCTTCCCTAAATAAGTTTGAGCAGGGTGTGAAGGACTGCCTTGAAGTTTGA
- the LOC126664337 gene encoding uncharacterized protein LOC126664337 isoform X1: protein MSEQENGMQEKPQWIELELPGLFSTDKVRELHATIQHDWDPLRRSACQTAAGRALWKHVIDDPLADLLAGETYLRNLHDKIKNDQLNNAREISGVLLAVRTLWFDSNLEAALNSFSGDAQVVFLGAGMDTRAYRLSCLKESSVFEVDFPEVLDVKTTLLQAAMESMDELKCPKMMAKSLHRVAADIRINDWPEKLQTSGFVPQKNTVWVLEGILYYLSHTQAMQVLKSIADKCALAHTVLLADFMNKPSTTMSSSIFHFYSDWPDHLLPPLGFSNVRLSQIGDPDAHFGLMDDPLNLFNRLRSLPRSMQTYPEDGKPCCRLYLVQASGLPDQTNQQ from the exons ATGTCAGAACAAGAGAATGGTATGCAGGAAAAACCGCAATGGATAGAACTCGAGCTTCCGGGTTTGTTTTCTACTGATAAAGTTCGAGAACTCCATGCAACAATCCAACACGATTGGGATCCATTGAGACGATCAGCATGCCAAACGGCAGCTGGAAGAGCTCTATGGAAACATGTGATTGACGATCCACTTGCAGATTTGCTAGCAGGAGAAACATACCTCAGAAACCTCCACGACAAGATAAAGAATGATCAACTTAACAATGCCCGAGAAATTTCAGGGGTGCTTCTTGCAGTTCGAACCCTCTGGTTCGATTCAAATCTGGAAGCTGCTCTCAACTCTTTCAGTGGAGATGCACAGGTTGTTTTCCTTGGCGCAG GAATGGATACAAGAGCATACCGCCTAAGCTGCTTGAAGGAAAGCAGTGTCTTTGAAGTTGATTTTCCAGAAGTCTTAGATGTGAAAACAACTCTTCTACAGGCAGCCATGGAATCAATGGATGAACTTAAATGTCCAAAAATGATGGCAAAATCCCTACACAGAGTAGCAGCCGACATCAGAATTAATGACTGGCCCGAAAAGCTTCAGACATCAGGGTTCGTGCCACAGAAGAACACAGTATGGGTGCTAGAAGGCATCCTCTACTATCTCTCTCATACTCAAGCCATGCAGGTGCTGAAGAGCATAGCTGACAAGTGTGCCCTTGCCCACACAGTTCTGCTGGCAGATTTCATGAACAAACCATCCACCACAATGTCGAGTTCCATCTTTCATTTCTACAGTGATTGGCCTGATCATCTTTTGCCTCCTCTAGGATTTTCCAATGTAAGGCTTTCACAAATTGGTGATCCTGATGCTCATTTTGGTCTCATGGATGACCCATTAAATCTGTTCAACAGGCTCCGCAGCTTGCCCAGATCAATGCAGACCTACCCTGAAGATGGAAAGCCTTGTTGTCGTTTGTATTTGGTGCAGGCATCTGGTTTGCCTGATCAAACTAACCAACAGTAA
- the LOC126664337 gene encoding uncharacterized protein LOC126664337 isoform X2, giving the protein MSEQENGMQEKPQWIELELPGLFSTDKVRELHATIQHDWDPLRRSACQTAAGRALWKHVIDDPLADLLAGETYLRNLHDKIKNDQLNNAREISGVLLAVRTLWFDSNLEAALNSFSGDAQVVFLGAGMDTRAYRLSCLKESSVFEVDFPEVLDVKTTLLQAAMESMDELKCPKMMAKSLHRVAADIRINDWPEKLQTSGFVPQKNTVWVLEGILYYLSHTQAMQVLKSIADKCALAHTVLLADFMNKPSTTMSSSIFHFYSDWPDHLLPPLGFSNAPQLAQINADLP; this is encoded by the exons ATGTCAGAACAAGAGAATGGTATGCAGGAAAAACCGCAATGGATAGAACTCGAGCTTCCGGGTTTGTTTTCTACTGATAAAGTTCGAGAACTCCATGCAACAATCCAACACGATTGGGATCCATTGAGACGATCAGCATGCCAAACGGCAGCTGGAAGAGCTCTATGGAAACATGTGATTGACGATCCACTTGCAGATTTGCTAGCAGGAGAAACATACCTCAGAAACCTCCACGACAAGATAAAGAATGATCAACTTAACAATGCCCGAGAAATTTCAGGGGTGCTTCTTGCAGTTCGAACCCTCTGGTTCGATTCAAATCTGGAAGCTGCTCTCAACTCTTTCAGTGGAGATGCACAGGTTGTTTTCCTTGGCGCAG GAATGGATACAAGAGCATACCGCCTAAGCTGCTTGAAGGAAAGCAGTGTCTTTGAAGTTGATTTTCCAGAAGTCTTAGATGTGAAAACAACTCTTCTACAGGCAGCCATGGAATCAATGGATGAACTTAAATGTCCAAAAATGATGGCAAAATCCCTACACAGAGTAGCAGCCGACATCAGAATTAATGACTGGCCCGAAAAGCTTCAGACATCAGGGTTCGTGCCACAGAAGAACACAGTATGGGTGCTAGAAGGCATCCTCTACTATCTCTCTCATACTCAAGCCATGCAGGTGCTGAAGAGCATAGCTGACAAGTGTGCCCTTGCCCACACAGTTCTGCTGGCAGATTTCATGAACAAACCATCCACCACAATGTCGAGTTCCATCTTTCATTTCTACAGTGATTGGCCTGATCATCTTTTGCCTCCTCTAGGATTTTCCAAT GCTCCGCAGCTTGCCCAGATCAATGCAGACCTACCCTGA